Proteins encoded by one window of Lepeophtheirus salmonis chromosome 10, UVic_Lsal_1.4, whole genome shotgun sequence:
- the LOC121125729 gene encoding uncharacterized protein isoform X5 translates to MTIGRKTLAGIVISSGPGGYFETYEVLEASDVDNLLQQFEANEDSLLTPNSGSDPNQASQIISAVQNHFATSSKNVSGEGVTPKIVRSQRIKDALPVEIIEKIKASSQRSKTIAIIEPLTSKTARDNSIESSGSRVPKSSGIESRFKEAACNLNRNKLRQLGITQSPQQVQKVSLDHDYCSPSKPKRGRYLNNSSSKENRSEQTLKKRSLLIGNKQTQNKLIIASSQVISRRDSDNRKDSGLESGDVSDASDSSSSGNVKGGLKPGLYSKLPPYLTTLKSQKQSNKAFVPVLDGTGNSYDRLPPYIKGIVPHKKGNTNQETTTPESLLKTTNTNNISLTSTKEKKKLNLVQYRNRREELMNNANRKTESPVTIVELSDNGKAGIILEKTIPVFDKPVPTTTGTTTIAGRSAIPPRQYRQNMKSPPPHLRSSSSSSSSSASSPSSSSSSSEDEYSSSRRRRQHRRKRRRSVSSDSISSGSSRRISSSSSRRRRDESRGRRRSSSRSSISRSRSRRSSRDRFSVDRRHDQKRRGDDRVYSERKVVYVGKIKEGTTRADIRKRFESFGPIEEISVHFRDRGDNYGFVTFKYRSDAYNAIEHGNDNPSLPKVDLCFGGRRTFCKEKYSDLDSLNNSESAVGYSALDLDYDLLLKKARGQIKKN, encoded by the exons ATGACTATCGGAAGGAAAACTTTAGCAGGGATTGTCATTTCATCAGGACCGGGAGGATATTTCGAGACCTATGAAG TTTTGGAGGCATCTGATGTCGATAATCTTTTGCAACAATTTGAGGCAAATGAAGATTCCTTACTCACTCCTAATAGTGGGTCTGATCCTAATCAAGCCTCCCAAATCATTTCTGCAGTACAAAATCATTTCGCAACATCGTCTAAAAACGTCAGTGGTGAAGGAGTGACCCCTAAAAtag TTCGAAGTCAGCGCATCAAGGATGCTCTGCCAGTagaaatcattgaaaaaatcaaagccTCTTCTCAACGCTCTAAAACTATAGCCATAATAGAACCCTTAACTTCAAAGACAGCTCGAGACAACTCAATCGAATCCTCAGGATCTAGAGTGCCTAAATCAAGTGGAATAGAGTCCAGATTCAAGGAAGCTGCCTGTAACttgaatagaaataaattgaGGCAATTAGGCATAACTCAAAGTCCTCAGCAAGTACAAAAG GTTAGCCTTGATCACGACTACTGCAGTCCTAGTAAACCCAAGAGAGGTAGATACCTTAATAATTCCAGCTCAAAGGAAAATCGTTCAGAGCAAACACTTAAGAAACGATCTTTACTCATAGGAAATAAGCAAACGCAGAATAAGTTGATTATTGCCTCTAGCCAAGTCATTTCTCGAAGGGATTCGGATAATAGGAAAGACTCTGGACTTGAATCTGGGGATGTGTCAGATGCATCTGATAGCTCATCTTCAGGCAATGTAAAAGGCGGACTCAAACCGGGACTGTATTCTAAATTACCTCCATATCTTACGACTTTGAAGTCTCAAAAACAGTCGAATAAAGCCTTTGTACCCGTACTTGATGGTACTGGTAATTCATACGACCGACTTCCTCCTTATATCAAAGGAATTGTACCTCATAAAAAGGGAAATACTAATCAAGAAACTACTACCCCCGAGTCTTTGCTTAAAACtacaaatactaataatatttcaCTAACttctacaaaagaaaagaaaaagttaaatctAGTACAATATCGCAATAGAAGAGAAGAACTTATGAACAATGCCAATCGTAAGACTGAGAGTCCTGTAACTATTGTGGAGCTCTCTGATAATGGTAAAGCGGGAATCATTTTAGAGAAAACTATTCCTGTTTTTGATAAACCGGTACCCACGACCAC gGGAACAACGACAATTGCAGGACGTTCAGCCATTCCTCCACGCCAGTATCgtcaaaatatgaaatcacCACCACCCCATCTGAGATCCTCAAGCTCTTCATCATCTTCTTCTGCTTCTTCTCCCTCCTCCTCTTCCTCATCGTCTGAGGATGAATATTCCAGTAGTAGGAGACGACGTCAACATAGACGTAAGAGGCGTCGATCTGTTTCTTCAGATTCAATTTCTTCTGGATCTTCAAGACGTATATCTTCATCTTCGAGTAGAAGACGTAGAGATGAGAGTCGTGGGCGTCGCAGGAGCTCTTCTCGGTCTTCAATATCTAGAAGTAGAAGTCGACG tAGCTCCCGAGATAGATTTTCTGTCGATAGACGACATGATCAAAAGAGAAGGGGAGATGATCGAGTTTATAGTGAAAGGAAAGTAGTTTATGTTGGAAAAATTAAGGAGGGAACTACAAGAGCAGATATTCGAAAGAGATTTGAGAGCTTTGGTCCCATTGAAGAAATTTCAGTTCACTTTAGAGATAGAGg gGATAATTATGGATTTGTCACTTTTAAATACAGATCTGATGCGTACAACGCTATAGAGCATGGTAATGACAATCCGAGTCTTCCCAAAGTTGATCTATGCTTTGGTGGGAGAAGAACATTctgcaaagaaaaatattctgaCTTAG attcaCTTAACAACAGTGAGAGTGCAGTTGGCTACTCCGCCCTGGATCTTGACTACgacttattattaaagaaagcTAGaggacaaataaaaaagaactga
- the LOC121125729 gene encoding uncharacterized protein isoform X6, which yields MTIGRKTLAGIVISSGPGGYFETYEVLEASDVDNLLQQFEANEDSLLTPNSGSDPNQASQIISAVQNHFATSSKNVSGEGVTPKIVRSQRIKDALPVEIIEKIKASSQRSKTIAIIEPLTSKTARDNSIESSGSRVPKSSGIESRFKEAACNLNRNKLRQLGITQSPQQVQKVSLDHDYCSPSKPKRGRYLNNSSSKENRSEQTLKKRSLLIGNKQTQNKLIIASSQVISRRDSDNRKDSGLESGDVSDASDSSSSGNVKGGLKPGLYSKLPPYLTTLKSQKQSNKAFVPVLDGTGNSYDRLPPYIKGIVPHKKGNTNQETTTPESLLKTTNTNNISLTSTKEKKKLNLVQYRNRREELMNNANRKTESPVTIVELSDNGKAGIILEKTIPVFDKPVPTTTGTTTIAGRSAIPPRQYRQNMKSPPPHLRSSSSSSSSSASSPSSSSSSSEDEYSSSRRRRQHRRKRRRSVSSDSISSGSSRRISSSSSRRRRDESRGRRRSSSRSSISRSRSRRSRDRFSVDRRHDQKRRGDDRVYSERKVVYVGKIKEGTTRADIRKRFESFGPIEEISVHFRDRGDNYGFVTFKYRSDAYNAIEHGNDNPSLPKVDLCFGGRRTFCKEKYSDLDSLNNSESAVGYSALDLDYDLLLKKARGQIKKN from the exons ATGACTATCGGAAGGAAAACTTTAGCAGGGATTGTCATTTCATCAGGACCGGGAGGATATTTCGAGACCTATGAAG TTTTGGAGGCATCTGATGTCGATAATCTTTTGCAACAATTTGAGGCAAATGAAGATTCCTTACTCACTCCTAATAGTGGGTCTGATCCTAATCAAGCCTCCCAAATCATTTCTGCAGTACAAAATCATTTCGCAACATCGTCTAAAAACGTCAGTGGTGAAGGAGTGACCCCTAAAAtag TTCGAAGTCAGCGCATCAAGGATGCTCTGCCAGTagaaatcattgaaaaaatcaaagccTCTTCTCAACGCTCTAAAACTATAGCCATAATAGAACCCTTAACTTCAAAGACAGCTCGAGACAACTCAATCGAATCCTCAGGATCTAGAGTGCCTAAATCAAGTGGAATAGAGTCCAGATTCAAGGAAGCTGCCTGTAACttgaatagaaataaattgaGGCAATTAGGCATAACTCAAAGTCCTCAGCAAGTACAAAAG GTTAGCCTTGATCACGACTACTGCAGTCCTAGTAAACCCAAGAGAGGTAGATACCTTAATAATTCCAGCTCAAAGGAAAATCGTTCAGAGCAAACACTTAAGAAACGATCTTTACTCATAGGAAATAAGCAAACGCAGAATAAGTTGATTATTGCCTCTAGCCAAGTCATTTCTCGAAGGGATTCGGATAATAGGAAAGACTCTGGACTTGAATCTGGGGATGTGTCAGATGCATCTGATAGCTCATCTTCAGGCAATGTAAAAGGCGGACTCAAACCGGGACTGTATTCTAAATTACCTCCATATCTTACGACTTTGAAGTCTCAAAAACAGTCGAATAAAGCCTTTGTACCCGTACTTGATGGTACTGGTAATTCATACGACCGACTTCCTCCTTATATCAAAGGAATTGTACCTCATAAAAAGGGAAATACTAATCAAGAAACTACTACCCCCGAGTCTTTGCTTAAAACtacaaatactaataatatttcaCTAACttctacaaaagaaaagaaaaagttaaatctAGTACAATATCGCAATAGAAGAGAAGAACTTATGAACAATGCCAATCGTAAGACTGAGAGTCCTGTAACTATTGTGGAGCTCTCTGATAATGGTAAAGCGGGAATCATTTTAGAGAAAACTATTCCTGTTTTTGATAAACCGGTACCCACGACCAC gGGAACAACGACAATTGCAGGACGTTCAGCCATTCCTCCACGCCAGTATCgtcaaaatatgaaatcacCACCACCCCATCTGAGATCCTCAAGCTCTTCATCATCTTCTTCTGCTTCTTCTCCCTCCTCCTCTTCCTCATCGTCTGAGGATGAATATTCCAGTAGTAGGAGACGACGTCAACATAGACGTAAGAGGCGTCGATCTGTTTCTTCAGATTCAATTTCTTCTGGATCTTCAAGACGTATATCTTCATCTTCGAGTAGAAGACGTAGAGATGAGAGTCGTGGGCGTCGCAGGAGCTCTTCTCGGTCTTCAATATCTAGAAGTAGAAGTCGACG CTCCCGAGATAGATTTTCTGTCGATAGACGACATGATCAAAAGAGAAGGGGAGATGATCGAGTTTATAGTGAAAGGAAAGTAGTTTATGTTGGAAAAATTAAGGAGGGAACTACAAGAGCAGATATTCGAAAGAGATTTGAGAGCTTTGGTCCCATTGAAGAAATTTCAGTTCACTTTAGAGATAGAGg gGATAATTATGGATTTGTCACTTTTAAATACAGATCTGATGCGTACAACGCTATAGAGCATGGTAATGACAATCCGAGTCTTCCCAAAGTTGATCTATGCTTTGGTGGGAGAAGAACATTctgcaaagaaaaatattctgaCTTAG attcaCTTAACAACAGTGAGAGTGCAGTTGGCTACTCCGCCCTGGATCTTGACTACgacttattattaaagaaagcTAGaggacaaataaaaaagaactga
- the LOC121125729 gene encoding uncharacterized protein isoform X8, with protein MTIGRKTLAGIVISSGPGGYFETYEVLEASDVDNLLQQFEANEDSLLTPNSGSDPNQASQIISAVQNHFATSSKNVSGEGVTPKIVRSQRIKDALPVEIIEKIKASSQRSKTIAIIEPLTSKTARDNSIESSGSRVPKSSGIESRFKEAACNLNRNKLRQLGITQSPQQVQKVSLDHDYCSPSKPKRGNKQTQNKLIIASSQVISRRDSDNRKDSGLESGDVSDASDSSSSGNVKGGLKPGLYSKLPPYLTTLKSQKQSNKAFVPVLDGTGNSYDRLPPYIKGIVPHKKGNTNQETTTPESLLKTTNTNNISLTSTKEKKKLNLVQYRNRREELMNNANRKTESPVTIVELSDNGKAGIILEKTIPVFDKPVPTTTGTTTIAGRSAIPPRQYRQNMKSPPPHLRSSSSSSSSSASSPSSSSSSSEDEYSSSRRRRQHRRKRRRSVSSDSISSGSSRRISSSSSRRRRDESRGRRRSSSRSSISRSRSRRSRDRFSVDRRHDQKRRGDDRVYSERKVVYVGKIKEGTTRADIRKRFESFGPIEEISVHFRDRGDNYGFVTFKYRSDAYNAIEHGNDNPSLPKVDLCFGGRRTFCKEKYSDLDSLNNSESAVGYSALDLDYDLLLKKARGQIKKN; from the exons ATGACTATCGGAAGGAAAACTTTAGCAGGGATTGTCATTTCATCAGGACCGGGAGGATATTTCGAGACCTATGAAG TTTTGGAGGCATCTGATGTCGATAATCTTTTGCAACAATTTGAGGCAAATGAAGATTCCTTACTCACTCCTAATAGTGGGTCTGATCCTAATCAAGCCTCCCAAATCATTTCTGCAGTACAAAATCATTTCGCAACATCGTCTAAAAACGTCAGTGGTGAAGGAGTGACCCCTAAAAtag TTCGAAGTCAGCGCATCAAGGATGCTCTGCCAGTagaaatcattgaaaaaatcaaagccTCTTCTCAACGCTCTAAAACTATAGCCATAATAGAACCCTTAACTTCAAAGACAGCTCGAGACAACTCAATCGAATCCTCAGGATCTAGAGTGCCTAAATCAAGTGGAATAGAGTCCAGATTCAAGGAAGCTGCCTGTAACttgaatagaaataaattgaGGCAATTAGGCATAACTCAAAGTCCTCAGCAAGTACAAAAG GTTAGCCTTGATCACGACTACTGCAGTCCTAGTAAACCCAAGAGAG GAAATAAGCAAACGCAGAATAAGTTGATTATTGCCTCTAGCCAAGTCATTTCTCGAAGGGATTCGGATAATAGGAAAGACTCTGGACTTGAATCTGGGGATGTGTCAGATGCATCTGATAGCTCATCTTCAGGCAATGTAAAAGGCGGACTCAAACCGGGACTGTATTCTAAATTACCTCCATATCTTACGACTTTGAAGTCTCAAAAACAGTCGAATAAAGCCTTTGTACCCGTACTTGATGGTACTGGTAATTCATACGACCGACTTCCTCCTTATATCAAAGGAATTGTACCTCATAAAAAGGGAAATACTAATCAAGAAACTACTACCCCCGAGTCTTTGCTTAAAACtacaaatactaataatatttcaCTAACttctacaaaagaaaagaaaaagttaaatctAGTACAATATCGCAATAGAAGAGAAGAACTTATGAACAATGCCAATCGTAAGACTGAGAGTCCTGTAACTATTGTGGAGCTCTCTGATAATGGTAAAGCGGGAATCATTTTAGAGAAAACTATTCCTGTTTTTGATAAACCGGTACCCACGACCAC gGGAACAACGACAATTGCAGGACGTTCAGCCATTCCTCCACGCCAGTATCgtcaaaatatgaaatcacCACCACCCCATCTGAGATCCTCAAGCTCTTCATCATCTTCTTCTGCTTCTTCTCCCTCCTCCTCTTCCTCATCGTCTGAGGATGAATATTCCAGTAGTAGGAGACGACGTCAACATAGACGTAAGAGGCGTCGATCTGTTTCTTCAGATTCAATTTCTTCTGGATCTTCAAGACGTATATCTTCATCTTCGAGTAGAAGACGTAGAGATGAGAGTCGTGGGCGTCGCAGGAGCTCTTCTCGGTCTTCAATATCTAGAAGTAGAAGTCGACG CTCCCGAGATAGATTTTCTGTCGATAGACGACATGATCAAAAGAGAAGGGGAGATGATCGAGTTTATAGTGAAAGGAAAGTAGTTTATGTTGGAAAAATTAAGGAGGGAACTACAAGAGCAGATATTCGAAAGAGATTTGAGAGCTTTGGTCCCATTGAAGAAATTTCAGTTCACTTTAGAGATAGAGg gGATAATTATGGATTTGTCACTTTTAAATACAGATCTGATGCGTACAACGCTATAGAGCATGGTAATGACAATCCGAGTCTTCCCAAAGTTGATCTATGCTTTGGTGGGAGAAGAACATTctgcaaagaaaaatattctgaCTTAG attcaCTTAACAACAGTGAGAGTGCAGTTGGCTACTCCGCCCTGGATCTTGACTACgacttattattaaagaaagcTAGaggacaaataaaaaagaactga